A region of Dioscorea cayenensis subsp. rotundata cultivar TDr96_F1 chromosome 5, TDr96_F1_v2_PseudoChromosome.rev07_lg8_w22 25.fasta, whole genome shotgun sequence DNA encodes the following proteins:
- the LOC120262269 gene encoding putative phospholipid-transporting ATPase 9, whose translation MAGGKRRKNLLRKFYSFSCCKASFQEEHSQIGGPGFSRIVFANDPDCFEATNLYYPSNYVSTTKYALATFIPKALFEQFRRVANIYFLVTSCLSFTPLAPYTAFSAVLPLIIVIGVTMTKEAIEDFRRYRQDYEMNNRKIKVHVHQRDGTFEYTEWKNLRVGDVVKVEKDNFFPADLILLSSSYEDAICYVDTMNLDGETNLKLKQSLEVTSDLHNDSSFQHFEALIKCEDPNAHLFTFVGTLEYQSRQHPLSPQQLLLRDSKLRNTDYIYGVVIFTGHDTKVMQNATKPPSKRSKIERKMDKIISLLLSALVLISLIGSIFFAITTSNDIKDGKIKRWYLRPDDTSIYFDPKEDVIAAMFHLLTAMMLYGYFIPISLYVSIEMVKVLQVIFINQDREMYYEESDKPAHARTSNLNEELGQVDTILSDKTGTLTCNSMEFIKCSIAGTAYGQRVSQVEKTMTRRKDNVHQDNPVQAKPAIKGFNFEDGRIMNGNWLNEPRSDVIQKFFQLLAICHTVIPEVEEESGKISYQAESPDEAAFVIAAREIGFEFYKRTQTSISLHELDPVSRKTVESSYRLLNILEFSSSRKRMSVIVRNEEGELLLLSKGADSVMFERLGENGREFEDKTRAHTNNYADEGLRILILAYRKLDEAEYETFNRKFTEAKNSVSADREEKMDEAAEMIERELILLGATAVEDKLQDGVPECIDRLAEAGIKIWVLTGDKMETAINIGFACSLLRQGMKQILITLEAREIKQLEKKGDKESIANASRESVVHQIKEGNSQRNSSSEETFALIIDGKSLNYALEDNVKSMFLQLAVNCASVICCRSSPKQKALVTRLVKNGTRKVTLAIGDGANDVGMIQEADIGIGISGVEGMQAAMSSDIAIAQFRFLERLLLVHGHWCYRRISSMICYFFYKNITFGVTLFVYEAYASFSGTPAYNDWFMSLYNVFFTSLPVIALGVFDQDVSARFCLKYPLLYQEGVQNVLFSWTQIIGWMVNGICNAITIFFLCTIALQHQAFRKGGEVVDREILGATLYTCIVWVVNCQMALSVSYFTLFQHIFIWGGIALWYIFLLVYGAMTPKVSATAFMVFIEDLANAPSYWIVTLFVVISTLIPYITFTAVRVRFFPMYHERIQWIRFNDRAAESEYSCEVRQRSERLIMAGVSARLEAKISQIRSRVHHAVQTL comes from the exons ATGGCAGGAGGGAAGAGAAGGAAGAACTTGTTGagaaaattttatagtttttcctGTTGTAAAGCGTCCTTTCAGGAAGAACATTCACAGATTGGAGGCCCAGGCTTCTCCAGAATAGTATTTGCTAATGATCCTGATTGCTTTGAGGCTACCAATTTGTATTATCCTTCCAACTATGTCTCTACTACCAAGTATGCATTGGCTACATTTATTCCCAAGGCTTTGTTTGAGCAGTTCAGAAGGGTTGCCAATATCTACTTTTTGGTCACTAGTTGCCTCTCCTTCACCCCTTTGGCTCCATACACTGCTTTCAGTGCCGTTCTCCCCCTTATCATTGTTATTGGGGTGACGATGACGAAGGAGGCTATTGAAGATTTTCGGCGATACAGACAG GATTATGAAATGAACAATAGGAAAATTAAAGTTCATGTTCATCAACGTGATGGCACTTTTGAGTATACTGAATGGAAGaatttgagagttggagatgtaGTGAAGGTTGAAAAGGATAACTTTTTTCCGGCTGATCTCATACTGCTTTCATCTAGTTATGAAGATGCAATCTGTTATGTTGACACAATGAATCTGGATGGAGAGACAAACTTGAAACTGAAACAGTCATTGGAGGTAACTTCAGATTTACATAATGACTCTAGTTTCCAACATTTTGAAGCACTGATTAAATGTGAAGACCCGAATGcacatctctttacttttgttgGAACCTTAGAGTATCAGTCTCGGCAACACCCACTGTCACCTCAACAACTTCTCCTAAGGGACTCAAAACTGCGCAACACTGACTACATTTATGGTGTCGTCATCTTCACCGGTCATGATACGAAAGTAATGCAGAATGCCACAAAGCCACCTTCAAAGAGGAGCAAAATTGAGAGGAAAATGGATAAAATTATCTCTCTCTTGTTATCTGCATTGGTTTTGATCTCACTTATCGGTTCAATtttctttgcaatcacaacaAGTAATGATATCAAAGATGGCAAGATTAAAAGATGGTATCTTAGGCCTGATGATACCAGCATTTATTTTGATCCTAAAGAAGATGTTATTGCGGCAATGTTTCACCTTTTAACGGCCATGATGCTGTATGGTTACTTCATCCCCATCTCTTTGTATGTTTCTATAGAGATGGTCAAAGTCCTGCAAGTAATTTTCATCAATCAAGACCGTGAAATGTATTATGAGGAGTCAGATAAACCGGCTCATGCTCGaacatcaaacttgaatgaAGAATTAGGCCAGGTTGACACAATTCTCTCCGACAAGACTGGAACACTAACCTGCAACTCAATGGAGTTCATTAAATGCTCTATAGCTGGGACTGCTTATGGTCAAAGAGTAAGCCAGGTTGAGAAAACAATGACTAGAAGAAAAGATAATGTGCATCAAGATAATCCTGTACAAGCCAAACCTGCTATAAAAGGGTTCAATTTCGAAGATGGCCGGATCATGAATGGAAATTGGTTGAATGAGCCTCGCTCAGACGTCATTCAGAAGTTCTTTCAGTTATTAGCAATCTGCCATACTGTCATACCTGAAGTTGAGGAAGAGTCTGGGAAGATATCATATCAAGCTGAATCACCTGATGAGGCTGCATTTGTTATCGCTGCAAGGGAAATTGGGTTCGAGTTTTACAAGAGAACACAGACTAGCATCTCTCTGCATGAACTGGATCCTGTGTCTAGAAAGACAGTTGAAAG TTCGTATAGGCTATTGAATATTTTAGAGTTCAGTAGCTCTAGGAAGCGGATGTCGGTTATTGTTAGGAATGAGGAGGGGGAGCTGTTGCTGCTCAGCAAAGGTGCTGACAG TGTCATGTTTGAGAGACTCGGGGAAAATGGAAGGGAATTTGAAGACAAGACAAGGGCACACACCAATAATTATGCTGATGAGGGATTGAGAATCTTGATTCTGGCATATCGAAAGCTTGATGAGGctgaatatgagacattcaacaGAAAGTTCACTGAGGCGAAGAATTCAGTCAGTGCCGATCGGGAAGAGAAGATGGATGAAGCTGCTGAGATGATAGAAAGAGAGTTGATTCTTCTTGGTGCCACAGCAGTTGAGGACAAACTGCAGGATGGG GTCCCTGAATGCATCGACAGGCTGGCAGAAGCAGGGATTAAAATATGGGTATTAACAGGCGATAAAATGGAGACTGCTATCAATATTGG CTTTGCTTGCAGTCTATTAAGACAAGGAATGAAGCAGATACTTATCACTTTGGAAGCAcgagaaattaaacaattggAGAAAAAGGGCGACAAAGAGTCCATTGCTAAt GCATCAAGAGAAAGTGTTGTCCATCAAATAAAAGAAGGGAATTCGCAGAGAAATTCATCGAGTGAGGAGACCTTCGCTCTTATTATAGATGGAAAGTCACTTAACTATGCTTTAGAGGACAATGTCAAGAGTATGTTCCTACAGCTAGCAGTAAACTGTGCGTCGGTCATTTGCTGCCGTTCATCACCAAAACAAAAGGCTCTT GTAACAAGACTAGTTAAAAACGGCACTCGAAAAGTAACTTTAGCCATTGGAGATGGAGCTAATGATGTGGGCATGATTCAAGAAGCAGATATAGGGATTGGTATCAGTGGTGTTGAAGGCATGCAG GCTGCCATGTCTAGTGACATTGCCATAGCTCAGTTTCGGTTTCTTGAGCGCTTGTTACTTGTACACGGACATTGGTGTTACAGAAGAATCTCATCAATG ATATGCTACTTCTTCTACAAGAACATCACATTCGGAGTTACCCTTTTTGTGTATGAAGCATATGCATCATTCTCCGGTACTCCAGCATATAACGATTGGTTCATGTCGTTGTATAATGTCTTCTTCACGTCACTCCCGGTCATTGCTTTAGGAGTTTTTGATCAGGATGTTTCGGCACGCTTTTGTCTGAAG TACCCACTTCTATACCAGGAAGGTGTGCAAAATGTCCTCTTCAGTTGGACACAAATCATAGGATGGATGGTCAACGGCATCTGCAACGCGATAACCATCTTCTTCCTCTGCACCATTGCGCTACAACATCAAGCCTTCCGAAAAGGAGGCGAGGTAGTAGACCGTGAGATCCTGGGTGCTACCTTATATACCTGCATTGTATGGGTGGTGAACTGCCAGATGGCTCTCTCTGTCAGCTACTTCACTCTATTTCAACACATTTTCATCTGGGGAGGAATAGCCTTGTGGTATATCTTCCTACTGGTTTATGGTGCCATGACTCCTAAAGTATCAGCAACTGcattcatggttttcattgaggATCTGGCAAATGCTCCTTCCTATTGGATAGTAACACTCTTTGTAGTGATCTCTACTCTCATTCCTTACATTACGTTTACTGCTGTACGTGTGAGGTTCTTCCCAATGTACCATGAAAGGATACAATGGATTCGGTTCAATGACCGTGCGGCGGAATCTGAGTATTCCTGTGAGGTGCGCCAGCGGTCTGAGAGGCTGATTATGGCCGGAGTATCGGCTAGATTGGAAGCAAAAATTAGTCAGATCAGAAGTAGAGTACATCATGCGGTTCAGACATTGTAG
- the LOC120262272 gene encoding transmembrane protein 33 homolog has product MADEVDPQSSKRAAAAAYDYDGDPRWAEYWSNVLIPPNLASRPDVIDHYKRKFYQRFIDPDFVVETMSSSSSSQSGRASGGSSSSPATETARSHNPGPNAAARSAPQNMAPVRLDRQTIYFSLNAWVLVMALIGIFLFVSPNLAQKAYRLSLLGTGCSSLCSLYAFYGKPRAWTLPAIQSWLHSIFPTKDFICFLYCLILVTSRMHFKFALIPVICRPLEYSAKFLRRNFVYSSLYRRYLEWPCFWIEAHTNTLNFMTTKAEIGVGFLLIMSLFSWQRNVLHTFMYWQLLKLMYHVPVTASYHRNVWARIGQVVNPFILHHAPFLRTPISAVQRWWFR; this is encoded by the exons ATGGCAGACGAAGTCGATCCACAGAGCTCCAAAAGGGCGGCCGCCGCGGCGTACGACTACGACGGTGATCCTCGATGGGCGGAATACTGGTCCAATGTCCTCATCCCTCCCAATTTGGCCTCCCGCCCAGACGTCATTGACCACTACAAGCGCAAGTTCTACCAGCGCTTCATC GATCCTGATTTTGTGGTTGAGACAATGTCTTCGTCCAGCAGTTCTCAGTCAGGGAGAGCATCTGGCGGGTCTTCATCATCACCAGCCACTGAAACTGCGAGGTCTCATAACCCAG GGCCTAATGCTGCTGCAAGGTCTGCACCACAGAACATGGCCCCTGTGCGGTTAGATCGACAGACCatatatttttctctcaatGCTTGG GTGCTGGTTATGGCTTTGAttggaatttttctttttgtgtctCCAAATCTTGCACAAAAGGCTTATCGGTTGTCCTTGTTGGGCACAGGATGCTCATCACTGTGTTCATTGTACGCTTTTTATGGG AAACCCAGGGCGTGGACTCTGCCTGCCATTCAGTCATGGCTTCATTCGATATTTCCAACTAAGGATTTCATTTGCTTCCTTTACTGCCTAATTCTGGTCACATCTAGAATGCACTTTAAAT TTGCTCTAATACCTGTTATTTGCCGGCCGCTTGAATATTCTGCCAAGTTTCTAAGACGTAATTTTGTCTACTCATCCCTCTATAG AAGGTACTTGGAATGGCCTTGCTTCTGGATAGAAGCACATACAAATACTCTCAATTTCATGACCACAAAGGCAGAGATTGGTGTTGGGTTTCTGCTGATCATGTCACTGTTCTC TTGGCAGCGCAACGTGCTTCATACATTCATGTACTGGCAG CTACTGAAGCTCATGTACCATGTACCTGTAACTGCTTCCTATCACAGAAATGTGTGGGCGAGGATCGGTCAGGTTGTCAACCCTTTCATTCTCCACCATGCCCCGTTTCTTCGCACTCCAATTTCAGCTGTTCAGAGGTGGTGGTTCAGATAG
- the LOC120262273 gene encoding ATP synthase subunit O, mitochondrial, with translation MALSGRVRSVLSIISRADSALSHRSISDRTLANPNPLVSQCLRAFASQAKTTSADVKVPLSLFGVTGNYASALFLAAAKANELDRVESEILDVIEASKRSSLFSQFIRDLSVPRETRVKAVTELFSQAGFSDITKNFLAVMADNGRLQFLERIGKRFIDLIMAHKGQVKVLVTTVIPLPAEEEKELKLTLQDIIGQGKTVTVEQKIDPSIMGGLVVEFGQKVLDMSIRTRAKQMERFLREPINFENF, from the exons ATGGCGCTCTCCGGCCGTGTCCGATCCGTGCTTTCTATCATCTCGAGAGCCGATTCTGCTCTCTCTCACAGATCCATTTCTGATCGGACTCTggcaaaccctaatccattggtGTCGCAG TGCTTGAGGGCATTCGCTTCCCAGGCAAAGACCACCAGTGCTGATGTTAAG GTGCCATTGTCATTGTTCGGGGTCACTGGAAATTACGCTTCTGCTCTGTTCCTCGCGGCTGCCAAAGCTAATGAATTGGATAGGGTTGAATCTGAGATCCTTGATGTTATCGAGGCTTCCAAGAGGAGTTCGCTGTTTTCACAGTTCATAAGGGATTTATCAGTGCCTAGAGAAACCAGAGTGAAGGCAGTAACTGAGCTATTTTCTCAAGCTGGCTTTTCTGATATTACTAAAAATTTTCTGG CTGTCATGGCTGACAATGGGAGACTTCAATTCCTTGAGCGCATTGGAAAGCGGTTCATTGACCTCATCATGGCACATAAAGGGCAAGTGAAAGTGCTTGTGACAACAGTTATT cCACTACCTGCAGAGGAGGAGAAAGAGCTTAAGCTGACATTGCAAGATATTATTGGACAAGGGAAAACTGTGACTGTTGAACAGAAG ATTGACCCCAGCATTATGGGAGGACTGGTTGTTGAATTTGGCCAAAAGGTTTTGGACATGTCGATTAGGACCAGGGCTAAACAGATGGAGAGGTTCTTGAGGGAGCCTATCAATTTCGAGAACTTCTAA
- the LOC120262270 gene encoding proline-rich receptor-like protein kinase PERK8, whose amino-acid sequence MASSPSSPIATLPPKQSASDSPPPMASSPSTSQSNVISAPPPSSPPLMSTAPTPSPPPLPTSVSPSSPPPLSPPAPPLAMPPPPISAPPPTPTLSSPLPPTLPSSPPPSPPISHTSPNVAPPPSPPSSAPVPGGSPRTISPPPSAPISPPLPDGMPPAVTPPSPPISPALPNGTPATTIPTPSSPIAPLPSTAIHPRSPAVPKSPPWALVVSPRTSSPPPPFPELLPSRSQAPPSNPRLPKSTVNADPPPSAVNSSRGANPLVSAVPSPPATSSPLPTVPVGDRFNPRSPVPNRSARSRPNVIINPGSNNSVGGTEMKSGMATAIVVVTGLLVLCLVGTALWFVRKKRKSVSEEYGGYLMPSLNMVNAESYYSRSPTAPLVYNAGIACSLPELDLGNSKSLFTYEELYGFTGGFSNQNLLGEGGFGCVYKGCLPDGREVAVKQLKVGGAQGEREFQAEVEIISRIHHRHLVSLVGYCIAERERLLVYDYVPNNTLYYHLHGEGRPVMNWATRVKVAAGAAHGLAYLHEDCHPRIIHRDIKSSNILLGNNFEAQVSDFGLAKLAMDANTQVTTRVVGTFGYLAPEYASSGKLTDKSDVYSFGVVLLELITGRKPVDTSQPIGDESLVEWARPLLTQALDTGSFQELPDPRLEGKYNENEMLRMIEAAAACIRHSTAMRPRMGQVVRALDSLAEFDIRNGIIPGRSELFALGLDSSEVELFQNMVSGSQKF is encoded by the exons ATGGCATCCTCTCCATCTTCACCCATTGCTACCCTGCCACCAAAACAGTCAGCCTCTGATTCTCCTCCTCCAATGGCTTCCTCACCATCCACTTCTCAATCAAATGTTATTTCCGCCCCACCTCCTTCGTCACCTCCTCTCATGTCCACTGCCCCTACTCCCTCTCCTCCACCTCTTCCAACTTCAGTATCACCATCCTCTCCTCCACCTTTATCACCACCAGCACCTCCTTTGGCCATGCCTCCTCCTCCAATATCTGCACCACCACCAACCCCTACATTGTCCTCCCCTCTACCACCTACATTACCATCATCGCCTCCTCCTAGTCCACCTATCTCGCATACGTCGCCCAATGTTGCTCCTCCCCCAAGTCCACCTAGCTCAGCTCCAGTTCCTGGTGGCTCACCTCGTACTATTTCTCCTCCTCCAAGTGCACCTATCTCACCTCCATTGCCTGATGGCATGCCTCCTGCTGTTACTCCTCCAAGTCCACCTATCTCACCTGCATTGCCTAATGGCACACCAGCTACTACTATTCCCACTCCAAGTTCACCTATAGCACCTCTGCCGTCTACTGCTATTCATCCTAGATCACCAGCTGTACCTAAATCACCACCCTGGGCATTAGTTGTATCACCCAGAACTTCATCGCCGCCACCACCTTTTCCAGAGTTGCTTCCTTCAAGGTCTCAGGCACCACCTTCCAATCCTAGATTGCCAAAATCAACTGTCAATGCTGATCCTCCCCCTTCTGCTGTGAATTCTTCTAGAGGTGCAAATCCTTTGGTCTCAGCTGTGCCTTCTCCTCCCGCTACTAGCAGTCCTCTTCCCACTGTTCCAGTAGGTGATCGTTTCAACCCAAGAAGCCCTGTTCCCAATAGATCTGCTAGATCTCGTCCAAATGTTATTATAAACCCGGGGAGTAACAACTCTGTCGGAGGTACTGAGATGAAAAGCGGAATGGCCACTGCAATTGTGGTCGTAACAGGTCTCCTAGTGCTTTGTTTAGTCGGAACAGCTCTGTGGTTTGTGAGGAAGAAGAGAAAGTCTGTTAGTGAGGAATATGGAGGCTATCTTATGCCTTCATTGAACATGGTTAATGCAG AGTCATATTACTCGAGGTCTCCGACAGCACCTCTTGTGTACAATGCTGGGATTGCATGCTCATTGCCTGAACTGGATCTAGGCAATTCTAAATCATTATTCACATATGAAGAGCTGTATGGGTTTACCGGTGGCTTCTCAAATCAGAATCTTCTGGGTGAAGGTGGCTTTGGCTGTGTGTACAAAGGATGTTTACCTGACGGAAGAGAAGTGGCCGTGAAACAACTCAAAGTTGGTGGTGCTCAAGGGGAGCGTGAGTTTCAAGCTGAAGTTGAAATTATAAGTCGCATTCACCATCGGCATTTGGTCTCCCTTGTAGGCTACTGCATAGCAGAAAGGGAGAGATTACTCGTCTATGATTATGTGCCTAACAATACACTCTATTATCATCTTCATG GTGAAGGAAGGCCTGTTATGAATTGGGCAACAAGGGTCAAGGTTGCTGCCGGTGCAGCTCATGGATTAGCCTACCTGCATGAGGATT GCCATCCTCGGATAATTCATAGAGATATAAAGTCATCAAATATTCTTTTAGGCAACAACTTTGAAGCTCAG GTTTCTGATTTTGGGCTTGCAAAATTAGCTATGGATGCTAACACACAAGTTACTACTCGTGTTGTGGGCAcatttgg TTATTTGGCACCGGAATATGCATCGAGTGGCAAGTTGACTGATAAGTCTGATGTCTACTCTTTTGGCGTTGTGCTTTTAGAGCTTATTACTGGTCGAAAGCCAGTTGATACATCGCAACCTATTGGAGATGAGAGTCTTGTTGAATGG GCTCGACCATTGCTGACTCAAGCACTTGATACCGGGAGTTTCCAAGAACTGCCTGACCCTCGGCTAGAGGGTAAGTACAATGAAAATGAGATGCTCCGAATGATAGAAGCTGCTGCAGCATGCATCCGACATTCAACAGCAATGAGACCACGCATGGGACAG GTTGTCCGAGCTCTCGATAGTCTGGCTGAATTTGACATAAGAAACGGCATCATCCCCGGTCGAAGTGAATTGTTTGCTCTTGGCCTGGACTCATCAGAAGTAGAACTATTTCAGAATATGGTATCTGGCAGTCAGAAATTCTAG